The Devosia sp. A16 genome includes a window with the following:
- a CDS encoding L,D-transpeptidase family protein, with amino-acid sequence MRVALAPLAFALIVTAAAAQDAVAPPALPLTAETINAADLSTIPAVYTPPVEQADPAPAVERHPDPAVVRLQVLLDRAGASPGVIDGFDGDNVRKAVFAFELMRGLPPDGALDPEVLAALDTGGPVIGDYAVIADDLNAIGEPIPKDYAEQAKRKFLGYASIEESLAERFHMDIDLLKALNPGARYAVGEPVFVAAYGPDLKGEVARIEADKTLRQVRAYDADNRLIAAYPATIGSEDNPSPSGTHIVEGVAPMPEYTYNPRINFQQGDNTKVLTIPPGPNGPVGSMWIDLSEPTFGIHGTPEPSLIDKTASHGCVRLTNWDANELAKMVKPGVPVDFVG; translated from the coding sequence ATGCGCGTCGCGCTCGCACCCCTCGCTTTCGCCCTTATCGTCACTGCGGCTGCCGCACAGGATGCGGTAGCGCCACCTGCCCTGCCGCTCACCGCCGAGACCATCAACGCGGCGGACCTCTCGACCATCCCGGCGGTCTACACGCCGCCGGTCGAACAGGCGGACCCGGCGCCCGCCGTCGAACGCCATCCCGATCCGGCGGTCGTTCGCCTGCAGGTCCTGCTTGATCGGGCTGGCGCCTCGCCCGGCGTCATTGACGGCTTCGACGGCGACAATGTGCGCAAGGCGGTATTCGCGTTCGAGCTGATGCGCGGCCTGCCGCCGGACGGTGCGCTCGACCCCGAGGTGCTGGCGGCGCTCGACACCGGCGGGCCGGTGATCGGCGATTACGCCGTCATCGCCGACGACCTCAACGCCATCGGCGAGCCGATTCCCAAAGACTATGCCGAGCAGGCCAAGCGCAAGTTCCTCGGTTACGCCTCGATCGAGGAATCGCTGGCCGAGCGCTTCCACATGGATATCGACTTGCTCAAGGCGCTCAATCCCGGCGCGCGCTACGCCGTTGGCGAGCCGGTCTTCGTGGCCGCCTATGGGCCCGATCTCAAAGGCGAGGTGGCCCGCATCGAGGCCGACAAGACGCTGCGCCAGGTCCGCGCCTATGACGCCGACAATCGGCTGATCGCCGCCTACCCGGCCACCATCGGCTCGGAGGACAACCCATCGCCCTCAGGCACCCATATCGTCGAGGGCGTCGCTCCGATGCCCGAATACACCTACAACCCCAGGATCAACTTCCAGCAGGGCGACAACACCAAGGTGCTGACCATTCCGCCCGGCCCGAACGGGCCGGTAGGCTCGATGTGGATCGACCTGAGCGAGCCGACCTTCGGCATCCACGGCACGCCGGAACCCTCGCTGATCGACAAGACCGCCTCGCATGGCTGCGTCCGGCTGACCAATTGGGATGCCAACGAGCTGGCCAAGATGGTGAAGCCCGGCGTACCGGTCGACTTCGTGGGCTGA
- a CDS encoding alpha/beta hydrolase has product MTEAIDSYVNVDIPGASIDAPAFYLFHGTGGDEHQFTDLAAELKPGARRIGVRGDVSEAGALRYFKRLGEGRYDMTDLGRATRKLAGFVGASKADAQQVLGLGYSNGANILASVLFAAPELFDVAVLMHPLIPFTPEPQLGLKGKRIIITAGRRDPIVPVHSAELLASYFREQGAEVTLFWHEGGHEIRREELLAVRDFLA; this is encoded by the coding sequence ATGACCGAGGCGATCGACAGCTACGTCAACGTGGATATCCCCGGCGCATCAATTGATGCGCCCGCCTTCTACCTGTTCCACGGCACTGGCGGTGACGAACACCAGTTCACCGACCTCGCCGCCGAGCTGAAGCCCGGCGCGCGACGGATCGGGGTGCGCGGCGACGTGTCCGAAGCCGGCGCGTTGCGCTACTTCAAGCGGCTCGGCGAGGGACGCTACGACATGACGGACCTCGGACGGGCGACCAGGAAGCTCGCGGGCTTCGTCGGCGCCAGCAAGGCCGATGCCCAGCAGGTGCTTGGCCTCGGCTATTCGAACGGGGCCAACATCCTGGCGTCGGTGCTGTTCGCTGCGCCGGAACTGTTCGACGTGGCGGTGCTGATGCATCCACTGATCCCGTTCACGCCGGAGCCGCAACTGGGGCTCAAGGGCAAGCGGATCATCATCACGGCCGGCCGTCGTGATCCGATCGTGCCGGTACATTCGGCGGAACTGCTGGCGAGCTATTTCAGGGAGCAGGGGGCCGAGGTGACGTTGTTCTGGCACGAGGGCGGACACGAAATCCGCCGCGAGGAACTGCTCGCGGTGCGGGATTTCCTGGCCTGA
- a CDS encoding hydroxypyruvate isomerase family protein, whose product MRYSACIEWLFATEEPDVANRVRAAKAAGLEAVEFWRFSNKDCDAIRQALDETGLTLAGILCEPIAPLTNPESHQWFLEGVRTSLGAARQLGARVIIAQAGDNQPGMARAAQHAAIVKVLKEAAKILEGSDVVLALEPLNDRVDHPGYYLTSTEEGLDIVDEVARPEIKLLYDIYHAAVMGEEIEVLSGRLDRVVHVHLADTPGRGEPGSGRMDYAERLEWLEAQGYTGLIGLEYKPSGPTVETLRFRDGLGAD is encoded by the coding sequence ATGCGTTATTCCGCCTGCATCGAGTGGCTGTTCGCCACCGAAGAACCCGATGTCGCCAACCGGGTCCGCGCGGCCAAGGCCGCCGGGCTCGAGGCCGTCGAGTTCTGGCGGTTCTCCAACAAGGATTGCGACGCCATCAGGCAGGCGCTCGACGAGACCGGGCTGACGCTGGCGGGGATCCTGTGCGAGCCGATCGCGCCGCTCACCAATCCGGAATCGCACCAGTGGTTTCTCGAAGGCGTCCGCACTTCGCTCGGGGCGGCGCGGCAACTGGGCGCCAGGGTGATCATCGCGCAGGCCGGCGACAACCAGCCCGGCATGGCGCGCGCCGCGCAGCATGCAGCGATCGTCAAGGTGCTGAAGGAAGCCGCCAAGATCCTCGAAGGCTCCGACGTGGTGCTGGCGCTCGAGCCGCTCAACGACCGGGTCGACCATCCGGGCTACTACCTGACCTCGACGGAGGAGGGACTCGATATCGTCGACGAGGTCGCCCGACCCGAGATCAAGCTGCTCTACGACATCTACCACGCAGCGGTGATGGGCGAGGAGATCGAGGTGCTCAGCGGTCGGCTCGACCGGGTGGTGCATGTGCACCTCGCCGACACGCCCGGCCGCGGCGAGCCGGGCAGCGGCCGCATGGATTACGCCGAGCGGCTCGAGTGGCTCGAGGCGCAGGGCTACACCGGCCTGATCGGGCTCGAATACAAGCCGAGCGGGCCGACGGTGGAGACGCTCAGGTTCCGGGACGGGCTAGGCGCCGACTGA
- the pncB gene encoding nicotinate phosphoribosyltransferase translates to MPKTDIARRVYNHTWKLDPIVRSLLDTDFYKLLMLQMIWGLYPKVDATFSLINRKSSVRLADDIDEAELRAQLDHARTLRFGKKEMIWLAGNSFYGSKQIFSPEFLRWLEGFRLPEYHLEKRDGQYELTFPGKWVETTMWEIPALAIINELRSRAALKGYGPFALDVVYARAKAKMWEKVERLKQLPELRISDFGTRRRHSFLWQRWCVEALKEGLGLEVFTGTSNVLLAMDNDLEALGTNAHELPMVLAAIAPNEQALKEAPYQVLQDWESYYGGNLKIVLPDAFGTDAFLRDAPDWVADWTGFRPDSAPAIEGGEKIIKWWQERGRDPRDKLLIFSDGLDVDMIEEAYHNFRGRVRMAFGWGTNLTNDFSGCSPWPNPQLEPISLVCKVSEADGHPAVKLSDNPEKATGDAAEIRRYIRIFGDKGRVSHKVTV, encoded by the coding sequence ATGCCGAAGACGGACATTGCCCGGCGGGTTTACAACCATACCTGGAAGCTCGATCCGATCGTTAGGAGCCTGCTCGACACGGATTTCTACAAGCTGCTGATGCTGCAGATGATCTGGGGGCTCTACCCCAAGGTCGATGCCACCTTCTCTTTGATCAACCGCAAGAGCTCGGTGCGGCTCGCCGACGACATCGACGAGGCCGAGCTGCGCGCCCAACTCGATCACGCCCGGACGCTCCGGTTCGGCAAGAAGGAGATGATCTGGCTGGCCGGTAACAGCTTTTACGGCTCCAAGCAGATTTTTTCGCCCGAGTTCCTGCGCTGGCTCGAGGGCTTCCGGTTGCCCGAGTATCATCTCGAGAAGCGCGACGGGCAGTATGAGCTGACCTTTCCGGGCAAGTGGGTCGAAACCACGATGTGGGAGATTCCGGCGCTCGCCATCATCAACGAGCTGCGCAGCCGCGCGGCGCTCAAGGGCTATGGGCCGTTCGCGCTCGACGTGGTCTATGCGCGCGCCAAGGCCAAGATGTGGGAAAAGGTCGAGCGGCTGAAGCAGTTGCCCGAACTGAGGATCTCGGATTTCGGCACGCGGCGGCGGCACTCGTTCCTGTGGCAGCGCTGGTGTGTCGAGGCGCTGAAGGAAGGGCTGGGGCTCGAGGTTTTCACCGGTACCTCGAACGTGCTGCTTGCCATGGACAACGATCTGGAGGCGCTCGGCACCAACGCGCACGAGTTGCCGATGGTGCTGGCGGCGATCGCGCCGAACGAACAGGCGCTGAAAGAGGCGCCGTACCAGGTGCTGCAGGATTGGGAGAGCTACTATGGCGGCAATCTCAAGATCGTGCTGCCCGATGCATTCGGCACCGACGCCTTCCTCAGGGATGCGCCCGACTGGGTGGCGGACTGGACCGGCTTCCGACCCGATAGTGCGCCGGCCATCGAGGGCGGCGAGAAGATCATCAAGTGGTGGCAGGAGCGCGGCCGCGATCCGCGCGACAAGCTGCTGATCTTCTCGGACGGTCTTGACGTCGACATGATCGAAGAGGCCTACCACAACTTCCGCGGCCGGGTGCGCATGGCGTTCGGCTGGGGCACCAACCTCACCAACGACTTCTCGGGCTGCTCGCCCTGGCCCAATCCGCAGCTTGAGCCGATCTCGCTGGTGTGCAAGGTGAGCGAGGCGGATGGCCATCCGGCGGTGAAGCTGTCGGACAATCCGGAAAAGGCCACCGGCGACGCGGCGGAGATCCGCCGCTACATCAGGATTTTCGGCGACAAGGGCCGGGTCTCCCACAAAGTCACCGTCTAG
- a CDS encoding VOC family protein produces the protein MITQIKGLHHVTSMARDAAENNHFFSKTLGLRRVKQTVNFDAPDVYHLYYGDEVGTPGTVMTHFPFPHIARGRPGVGEVGTTVFSVPEGSLGYWQERLAADRVGDLALSESFGEKRLSFRAPEGDALALVENADDARLPWTGNGVDAEHAIRGFHSASLRLRDGGATEELLKFMGYENAERSGNVHRLIRPDGNPANTIDIEVLPDANRADLGAGSVHHVAFAVENRAAQLEVRKALLDTGYQVTPVIDRDYFWAIYFRTPGGVLFEIATNEPGFDRDEDTAHLGETLKLPRQHEHLRATLEQTLQPLEEKEPA, from the coding sequence ATGATCACGCAGATCAAGGGCCTGCACCACGTTACGTCGATGGCGCGCGATGCGGCCGAGAACAACCATTTCTTCTCCAAGACGCTCGGCCTGCGCCGGGTGAAGCAGACGGTCAATTTCGACGCGCCCGACGTCTACCACCTCTATTACGGTGACGAAGTGGGCACGCCCGGCACGGTGATGACGCATTTCCCGTTCCCGCACATCGCTCGTGGCCGGCCCGGCGTCGGCGAGGTCGGCACCACGGTGTTCTCGGTGCCCGAGGGTTCGCTCGGCTATTGGCAGGAGCGGCTGGCGGCGGACCGGGTAGGCGACCTCGCGCTCTCGGAGAGCTTTGGTGAGAAGCGGTTGAGCTTCCGGGCGCCGGAAGGCGATGCGCTGGCGCTGGTCGAGAATGCCGACGACGCACGGCTGCCCTGGACCGGCAATGGCGTCGATGCCGAGCATGCGATCCGCGGCTTCCACTCCGCTTCGCTGCGGCTGCGCGATGGCGGCGCCACCGAGGAGCTGCTGAAGTTCATGGGCTACGAGAACGCCGAGCGTTCGGGCAACGTGCACCGGCTGATCCGGCCGGACGGCAACCCGGCCAACACCATCGACATCGAGGTGCTGCCCGACGCGAACCGGGCCGATCTCGGCGCCGGGTCGGTGCACCATGTCGCCTTTGCGGTGGAGAACCGGGCGGCACAGCTCGAAGTGCGCAAGGCCCTGCTCGACACCGGCTACCAGGTGACGCCGGTGATCGACCGGGACTATTTCTGGGCGATCTACTTCCGTACGCCCGGCGGGGTGCTGTTCGAGATCGCGACGAACGAACCCGGCTTCGATCGGGACGAGGACACCGCGCATCTGGGCGAAACGCTGAAGCTGCCCAGGCAGCATGAGCACCTGAGGGCGACGCTGGAGCAGACGTTGCAGCCGCTCGAGGAAAAGGAGCCGGCATGA